The following proteins are co-located in the Echinicola sp. 20G genome:
- a CDS encoding MerC domain-containing protein gives MKNSFVGTHLDFIGFSASVACAIHCVALPFLISVLPFIGLGFLMNHWIEYSVILLSFFLAVFALSHGFWNHHRNSIPLLLVILGFGIILAGLIFGHGAEGHLISPTGPLHLIDKNKHALPIGHFITPFGALVVSLGHYINWHYIKKSKTGCATDGNLN, from the coding sequence ATGAAAAATTCCTTTGTGGGCACCCATCTGGATTTTATCGGATTTTCTGCTTCAGTGGCCTGCGCCATACATTGCGTAGCGTTGCCTTTTTTGATCAGTGTCCTTCCCTTTATTGGCTTGGGTTTCTTAATGAATCACTGGATTGAGTACAGTGTGATCCTGCTAAGTTTCTTCTTGGCAGTCTTTGCACTTTCCCATGGATTCTGGAACCATCACCGCAATTCAATTCCCTTGCTATTGGTCATTCTGGGATTCGGGATCATCTTGGCTGGACTAATCTTTGGCCATGGAGCAGAAGGGCATCTCATTTCTCCGACTGGTCCACTTCATTTGATCGACAAAAACAAACATGCACTGCCCATCGGACATTTCATTACTCCATTTGGAGCTTTGGTAGTGAGCCTAGGGCATTATATAAATTGGCACTATATAAAAAAATCAAAAACCGGCTGTGCTACCGATGGAAATTTAAACTAA
- a CDS encoding ABC transporter ATP-binding protein, which translates to MITTRSVSFEYNETNQFEFPDLSVSEGSDLLVLGESGIGKTTFLHLIAGLLKPKTGNIKIGETDISKLTGRQLDVFRGANVGIVFQRPHFIQALTLEENLGMIQYLAQKPHDPYQIKKVLDDLGLLGKLKSYPRQLSQGEQQRAAIALAVINRPKLILADEPTAALDDKNCQRVVALLKDQTKKSKSSLIIITHDQRLKSAFTVSIALSEKNKLVTTI; encoded by the coding sequence ATGATCACCACTCGCTCAGTTTCGTTTGAATACAACGAAACCAATCAATTTGAATTTCCAGACCTCTCGGTTTCAGAAGGTTCGGACTTACTGGTTCTAGGAGAGTCCGGTATTGGCAAAACCACGTTTTTGCACCTGATTGCTGGGCTTTTGAAACCAAAGACCGGTAATATTAAAATTGGAGAAACGGATATTTCTAAATTGACCGGTAGGCAATTGGATGTATTCAGAGGTGCCAATGTTGGCATTGTCTTTCAACGTCCCCATTTTATCCAAGCACTTACATTGGAAGAAAATTTGGGGATGATCCAGTATTTGGCCCAAAAGCCCCATGATCCCTACCAAATCAAAAAAGTGTTGGATGACCTAGGCCTTTTGGGAAAGCTCAAAAGCTATCCCCGTCAACTATCTCAAGGCGAGCAGCAGCGGGCAGCCATTGCCCTAGCGGTCATTAACCGACCCAAATTGATCTTGGCTGATGAACCGACCGCTGCATTGGATGATAAAAACTGCCAAAGGGTGGTAGCGCTTTTGAAAGACCAGACTAAAAAATCCAAATCCAGCCTGATAATCATTACCCATGACCAGCGGTTGAAGTCAGCGTTTACCGTATCCATAGCCTTGTCCGAAAAAAACAAATTAGTTACGACTATCTGA
- a CDS encoding ABC transporter permease: MSIFRLSIKNVTAKPLSTALSLLLLSLGVGLISLMLHIDKHIKEQMNSNIRGIDMVVGAKGSPLQLILSAVFQVDVPTGNIQLSEANTLLKNRLIDYGIPLSYGDSYSGFRIVGTDERYPENYSMNLAEGKLWWKSMEVTIGAAVAGKTGLKVGDTFHGSHGLMEGGHVHDDQAYVVKGIFEASGSVVDQLILTDIQSVWDIHERHDHDEGKHEEVHSEDSGEDHHDHTAANRVPAEGDKVAHDHEHGHEHEEEAGHHHHEEDGEHHHHEEDREITALLVKFKNPLGLVQLPRMVNENTNMQAALPNYELTKLFRLMGIATTSLNMVALIVILVSGISVFISLYLGLRERTYEMALLRTYGASRFQLLGMMFQEGLLIAVSGFVIGLIFSRLGLLLVSVLLKSEYHYDFSEAGPILGEGYLFLVTLAIGFLSALIPAISVYRIDISKSLSDA; this comes from the coding sequence ATGAGTATTTTCCGATTGAGTATTAAAAATGTGACTGCCAAGCCTCTTTCAACAGCGCTGAGCCTCCTGCTGTTATCCCTGGGAGTAGGCTTGATTTCTCTCATGCTGCATATCGACAAACACATCAAGGAGCAGATGAATTCCAATATTCGTGGTATTGATATGGTGGTGGGAGCAAAAGGAAGCCCTCTTCAGTTGATTTTATCCGCTGTATTCCAGGTTGATGTTCCGACTGGAAACATCCAACTTTCTGAGGCCAACACACTCTTGAAAAACAGATTGATCGATTACGGGATTCCTCTTTCCTATGGCGATTCCTATTCCGGCTTTCGTATTGTAGGAACCGATGAAAGGTATCCTGAAAACTATTCGATGAATCTGGCCGAAGGTAAACTGTGGTGGAAGTCCATGGAAGTGACCATTGGAGCTGCAGTGGCAGGAAAGACAGGTCTAAAAGTTGGGGATACATTTCATGGCTCCCATGGTTTGATGGAAGGCGGTCATGTACATGATGACCAAGCTTATGTGGTAAAGGGAATATTCGAAGCTTCGGGTTCTGTTGTCGACCAGTTGATCCTAACGGATATCCAAAGTGTTTGGGACATCCACGAGCGTCACGATCATGATGAAGGGAAACATGAAGAAGTCCATTCAGAGGATAGTGGGGAAGATCACCATGATCATACGGCAGCAAATAGAGTCCCTGCCGAAGGAGATAAAGTAGCTCATGATCACGAACATGGTCATGAGCATGAAGAAGAAGCTGGACATCATCATCATGAGGAAGATGGCGAACACCATCATCATGAGGAAGATCGGGAGATTACTGCCTTGTTGGTTAAGTTTAAAAACCCCTTGGGCTTGGTGCAACTTCCGCGTATGGTCAATGAAAATACCAATATGCAGGCAGCGTTGCCCAATTATGAGTTGACAAAACTCTTTAGGTTGATGGGGATAGCCACAACTTCATTAAATATGGTGGCCCTAATTGTGATCCTAGTTTCAGGAATCAGCGTTTTCATCAGCCTGTACCTGGGCTTGAGAGAGCGTACTTACGAGATGGCGCTTTTGAGAACCTATGGGGCTTCTAGGTTCCAGTTGCTGGGAATGATGTTTCAGGAAGGACTCTTGATAGCGGTTTCAGGGTTTGTAATAGGTTTGATATTCAGTAGGCTGGGACTATTGTTGGTGTCTGTCTTGCTCAAATCAGAATATCATTATGACTTTTCGGAAGCCGGGCCGATTTTGGGAGAAGGGTATTTGTTCTTGGTTACCTTGGCAATAGGTTTTCTTTCAGCGCTTATCCCGGCCATTTCAGTTTATAGAATAGACATATCAAAGAGTTTGTCAGATGCTTAG
- a CDS encoding DUF3299 domain-containing protein: MLRRSLIILFCLAGFTAYSQTRITWDTLKDVKFIDKYSKEVDAYYYFPKFGSSVLELDGKEVVIQGFLLEIDPDEDIFILSANPFAACFFCGGAGPESIIELKVSKDHPRFVMDEVMTFKGKLKLNATDIYQCNYILENATVYK; encoded by the coding sequence ATGCTTAGAAGAAGTTTAATTATTTTATTTTGCTTAGCTGGCTTTACAGCTTACAGCCAGACCAGGATTACTTGGGATACATTAAAGGATGTGAAGTTTATCGACAAGTATAGCAAAGAGGTGGATGCCTACTATTACTTTCCCAAGTTCGGTTCTTCAGTATTGGAGCTGGACGGTAAGGAAGTGGTCATTCAAGGATTCTTGCTGGAAATCGATCCGGATGAGGATATCTTTATCCTTTCTGCCAATCCCTTTGCAGCTTGTTTTTTCTGTGGAGGAGCTGGACCGGAATCCATTATAGAGCTTAAAGTTTCTAAGGACCATCCAAGGTTTGTTATGGATGAGGTTATGACCTTTAAGGGGAAGCTTAAACTCAATGCAACGGATATCTATCAGTGCAATTATATCTTGGAAAATGCCACAGTTTATAAATAG
- a CDS encoding DUF4625 domain-containing protein produces MNKLKHVFLISLFGMALFSCQDDEDQTFDAPVISSFEFGEGGSHSSDGTAYRGSDLHMEAEILAEATVASITVSIHGHDIEVGEGETEWDFSETYTDEKYMVKNPTFHEHIDIPATAPAGEYHVVLEVTDAVGNTTEVEGHLELMSPVTISDFEMDETVVRGSDFHVEFMINAMYGIHNITVDVHAHGLTPGAGEVEWDYEEEFEEGYHELTEAEFHEHIDVPATAPAGEYHVIFTVEDEEGNIIAYESHIDVTAN; encoded by the coding sequence ATGAACAAATTAAAACACGTATTTCTGATTTCCCTTTTTGGAATGGCCCTATTCTCCTGCCAGGATGACGAGGACCAGACCTTTGACGCGCCGGTTATTTCTTCTTTTGAGTTTGGAGAAGGCGGATCTCATTCTTCTGATGGTACAGCATATCGTGGTTCTGACCTACATATGGAAGCTGAAATCCTTGCGGAAGCAACTGTAGCCTCCATTACCGTATCCATCCATGGACATGATATTGAAGTGGGTGAAGGTGAAACCGAGTGGGACTTTTCCGAAACTTATACAGATGAGAAGTACATGGTGAAAAACCCTACCTTTCATGAGCATATTGATATCCCTGCTACAGCTCCTGCGGGAGAATATCATGTAGTACTGGAAGTTACTGATGCCGTTGGAAACACCACAGAAGTAGAAGGGCACTTAGAGCTAATGTCTCCTGTGACCATCAGTGATTTTGAAATGGATGAGACCGTAGTTCGTGGATCCGATTTCCATGTAGAATTTATGATCAATGCCATGTATGGAATCCATAATATAACAGTTGATGTTCATGCCCATGGATTGACTCCAGGAGCAGGTGAAGTAGAGTGGGATTATGAAGAAGAATTCGAAGAAGGCTATCATGAGTTAACAGAAGCAGAATTCCATGAGCACATTGATGTTCCTGCTACAGCTCCAGCAGGGGAGTACCATGTGATATTTACCGTGGAAGATGAAGAAGGAAATATTATAGCATATGAATCACACATTGATGTGACCGCCAACTGA
- a CDS encoding transcriptional repressor, with protein MGNTIAKKKIHKIIRESRHPITYGDIKKQIDGACSRVTIYRILLQMEKDRVVIRFPDANGDFRYVLCQEKDNPYSEHSHFHCLQCNTICCIEANDLKAFIPTTYMTHSISFLAAGICPNCASSGAVQKKNF; from the coding sequence ATGGGAAATACCATTGCGAAGAAAAAAATCCATAAAATAATCAGAGAGTCCCGCCATCCGATTACTTATGGCGATATCAAAAAACAAATCGATGGGGCCTGTAGTCGAGTCACCATTTACCGAATCCTACTCCAGATGGAAAAAGACAGGGTTGTCATACGTTTTCCAGATGCAAATGGAGATTTTCGCTATGTCTTGTGTCAAGAGAAAGATAATCCCTATTCTGAACATAGCCACTTTCACTGCCTTCAGTGTAATACTATATGTTGTATAGAGGCAAATGACCTCAAAGCTTTTATACCCACAACATACATGACGCACTCTATTAGCTTTCTGGCAGCAGGAATCTGCCCGAATTGTGCATCATCAGGAGCAGTACAAAAAAAGAACTTCTAA
- a CDS encoding TonB-dependent receptor: MTNLLLLVSSLLSLGYSPEESLSKDAYSLSYIGEEQLGMNTIIPAKLDTFPKIHELEEVVVIDQAEMIRREESNSVELVKQDFIRENRGGSLMKSLERVPGINIIGIGSGASKPLIRGLGFNQVMVVENGIKHEGQQWGADHGLEVDQYAADQVTIIKGPASFKYGSDAIAGVIDIREKLAPSEEGVGGSIEMGTRSNNAWFGGSANLFARKGKWFVDGRITVADYGDFKVPTDSVFVYDYGVALYKGHVRNTAGKELDFSGRVGFLGEHFRNTLLVSSVKTKSGFFANAHGLEPRRVDTDLHDKSSRDILLPFQEVRHTKLINKSSYAAGKHFIQLDLGYQRNDRKEWSQYVNHGYMPAVYPAELPYPSTLERAFDKEVFSLNLKDEIFLGKHELMFGASTEYQHNDIDGWGFLIPAFQQYSYGVYGIEKFKVNSLWQLTAALRYDHSQIHVEAYQDWFPSVKDASQATEADYLYRAEDFKREFNSLVWSLGFNFLPGDLSLKGNLGTSFRMPIAKELAANGVNYHYFRYERGNADLDPERSFQFDLGADLKKEKWLVSFSPFVNYFSNYIYLNPTAELDILYGAGNQVFNYTQAEVLRYGAELSVMYQLTEKLSMEFLGEYVYSEQKSGAKRGYTLPFSPPASGVFNATYKPAGMGIFTSPYFAMDYRLTARQNNIVPPEKMTPGYQVVNLRTGSSLYLFQQQFQVDVQVQNLFNMHYLNHTSFYRLINLPEAGRNISLSLKYQF, translated from the coding sequence ATGACCAATCTTTTACTCCTTGTTTCCAGTTTGCTTTCTTTGGGTTATTCCCCTGAAGAAAGCCTTTCAAAAGATGCCTATTCCCTTTCTTACATAGGAGAAGAACAGCTTGGAATGAATACTATTATTCCGGCTAAATTGGATACTTTCCCAAAAATTCATGAGTTGGAGGAGGTAGTGGTAATAGATCAGGCAGAGATGATCCGAAGGGAGGAGTCAAACAGTGTAGAGCTGGTCAAGCAGGATTTCATTCGAGAAAATAGAGGAGGTAGCTTGATGAAGTCCCTGGAGCGTGTTCCTGGGATCAATATTATAGGTATAGGTTCTGGTGCTTCTAAACCCTTGATCCGTGGATTGGGGTTTAACCAAGTCATGGTCGTTGAGAACGGTATCAAGCATGAGGGGCAGCAATGGGGAGCTGACCATGGGCTGGAAGTGGATCAATATGCAGCTGATCAGGTTACGATCATCAAGGGCCCTGCTTCCTTTAAATATGGTTCGGATGCCATCGCAGGCGTAATAGATATCCGGGAAAAACTGGCTCCTTCTGAAGAAGGAGTGGGCGGATCGATTGAAATGGGAACGCGGTCAAACAATGCCTGGTTTGGAGGCTCTGCCAATTTGTTTGCCAGGAAAGGGAAGTGGTTTGTTGATGGTAGGATCACCGTGGCGGATTACGGTGATTTCAAAGTCCCGACAGATTCAGTTTTCGTCTATGATTATGGCGTGGCGCTATATAAAGGGCATGTGCGAAATACAGCTGGTAAAGAGCTTGACTTTTCAGGAAGGGTAGGCTTTTTGGGGGAGCATTTTCGTAATACCCTTTTGGTCAGCAGTGTCAAGACCAAATCCGGTTTTTTTGCCAATGCACATGGTTTGGAGCCAAGGCGTGTGGATACTGATCTTCATGATAAGTCCAGTCGAGATATACTGTTGCCCTTTCAGGAGGTCAGGCATACCAAACTGATCAATAAATCCAGTTATGCTGCTGGAAAGCATTTCATCCAACTCGATTTAGGTTATCAAAGAAATGACCGAAAAGAGTGGAGTCAATACGTTAACCACGGTTATATGCCTGCGGTTTATCCTGCAGAGTTACCGTACCCTTCAACACTGGAGCGTGCGTTTGACAAGGAAGTATTCTCCTTGAACCTGAAAGATGAGATTTTCTTAGGAAAGCATGAACTTATGTTCGGGGCAAGCACTGAATACCAGCACAATGATATCGACGGCTGGGGGTTTCTTATTCCTGCATTTCAGCAATATAGCTATGGCGTATATGGGATAGAGAAATTTAAGGTCAATTCGCTTTGGCAGCTAACTGCAGCTTTGCGGTATGATCATAGCCAAATTCATGTCGAAGCGTATCAAGATTGGTTTCCCAGTGTGAAAGATGCCTCTCAGGCAACGGAAGCTGACTATTTGTATCGAGCGGAGGATTTTAAGAGGGAATTCAACAGCTTGGTGTGGTCGCTTGGTTTTAATTTTCTTCCGGGAGATTTGAGCCTGAAAGGAAATCTTGGAACAAGTTTCAGAATGCCTATTGCCAAGGAATTGGCGGCAAATGGCGTAAATTACCATTATTTTAGATATGAAAGGGGCAATGCGGACCTTGACCCTGAACGGTCTTTTCAATTTGACTTGGGAGCTGATTTGAAGAAGGAGAAGTGGCTGGTGTCTTTTAGTCCTTTTGTCAATTATTTTTCCAATTACATTTATCTCAATCCTACTGCAGAGTTGGATATTCTGTATGGGGCAGGAAACCAGGTATTCAATTATACGCAGGCAGAAGTACTTCGTTATGGCGCAGAACTTAGTGTGATGTATCAGTTGACAGAAAAACTGAGCATGGAGTTTCTTGGAGAATATGTGTACAGTGAACAGAAATCAGGGGCAAAAAGAGGCTATACCTTGCCCTTTTCGCCTCCTGCATCGGGGGTCTTCAATGCTACTTATAAACCTGCCGGCATGGGTATTTTTACCAGTCCCTATTTTGCCATGGACTACCGCTTGACAGCCAGGCAAAACAATATCGTTCCTCCAGAGAAAATGACTCCTGGCTACCAGGTGGTCAACCTGAGGACAGGGTCTTCCCTTTACCTGTTTCAACAGCAGTTTCAAGTGGATGTCCAAGTCCAGAATCTATTCAATATGCACTACCTCAATCATACCAGTTTCTACAGGCTGATCAATCTTCCGGAAGCTGGCAGGAATATCAGTCTTTCCCTGAAGTATCAATTTTAA
- a CDS encoding DUF4625 domain-containing protein, with amino-acid sequence MKNKIKYSLLVLVATVSLNSCGEDEKPNIDLEYPEVIVTEASFPLQCSVLERGTTIEFKALFRDNVELGGFSLDIHHNFDHHTHSTEVNDCEMDPVKTPVNPLLFIQTYNIPTGLKEYEGTAELEIPSDVDPGDYHFMIRVTDKEGWQTIQGLSIKIE; translated from the coding sequence ATGAAAAACAAAATAAAGTACTCTCTTCTTGTCCTAGTGGCTACTGTGTCCTTGAATTCTTGTGGCGAAGATGAAAAGCCAAATATCGATTTGGAGTATCCAGAGGTGATTGTGACTGAAGCGTCCTTTCCTCTGCAATGCAGTGTCCTGGAGAGAGGTACCACCATAGAATTTAAAGCACTCTTTAGGGACAATGTGGAGTTAGGAGGTTTTAGCTTGGACATCCATCATAACTTTGACCATCATACCCATAGTACAGAAGTCAATGATTGCGAGATGGACCCCGTTAAAACACCGGTAAATCCATTACTCTTTATCCAGACTTACAACATCCCTACAGGTTTGAAGGAATATGAAGGGACTGCTGAACTGGAGATTCCTTCAGACGTCGATCCCGGTGATTACCATTTTATGATCCGTGTGACCGACAAAGAAGGTTGGCAGACCATTCAAGGCTTGAGTATTAAGATCGAGTAA
- a CDS encoding DUF4625 domain-containing protein, with the protein MKKINKLLLIIPVLLLIFPSCSDEDHTPKILPTVSNIEVGLNNIEIGVVGQDFHFNADVLAGDLLEAVQINIEQRSEETYAEPWSFEVVFTERIEGLKNANLHRHFDIPAEAPKGIYDFIITVKDQNGTSVEETREISLIDIKDYPDIFPHVKVFGVDKIGLDGKGGFNNFYNNGDFRNPDDPSFSKDESIWSSVQIGNIKDNGVMYGLLIKKSHDHKPETVGDIDFSKAIVTDIKEHSGYEEIRAFGNSYNANFNNHYMYGAALEIGATEDNHLPNPNPITGAKAWENGTYYYGYVYTNTTYNMSTFRYIEIEIKGF; encoded by the coding sequence ATGAAAAAAATCAACAAGCTCTTATTAATCATTCCAGTATTGCTATTAATCTTTCCCTCTTGTAGCGACGAAGACCATACTCCAAAAATATTGCCGACTGTTTCCAATATAGAAGTAGGTCTTAACAATATTGAGATAGGGGTAGTTGGTCAGGATTTTCATTTTAATGCAGACGTTTTGGCAGGAGACTTACTTGAAGCTGTTCAGATAAACATAGAGCAGAGAAGTGAAGAAACTTATGCTGAGCCATGGTCTTTTGAAGTTGTTTTTACCGAAAGGATTGAAGGATTGAAAAACGCCAATCTTCATAGACATTTTGACATTCCAGCTGAAGCTCCTAAAGGTATATATGACTTCATTATTACCGTTAAGGATCAAAATGGAACAAGTGTCGAAGAAACCAGAGAAATTAGCTTAATTGATATTAAGGATTACCCTGACATATTTCCACACGTAAAAGTATTTGGAGTGGACAAAATAGGATTAGATGGAAAAGGAGGTTTTAATAATTTTTATAATAATGGTGATTTCAGAAACCCTGACGATCCCTCTTTTAGCAAGGATGAATCTATTTGGTCATCTGTACAAATAGGGAACATTAAAGATAATGGGGTTATGTACGGCTTATTGATTAAAAAGAGCCATGACCACAAACCAGAAACCGTTGGAGATATAGATTTTTCTAAGGCCATTGTTACAGACATAAAGGAGCATTCTGGATATGAAGAAATTAGGGCGTTTGGTAATAGTTATAACGCCAATTTCAACAACCACTATATGTATGGTGCTGCTCTTGAAATTGGCGCTACAGAAGACAATCACCTTCCAAACCCAAATCCAATTACCGGAGCTAAGGCTTGGGAGAACGGTACTTATTACTATGGCTATGTATATACTAATACTACCTATAATATGAGTACATTCCGCTATATAGAGATTGAAATAAAAGGGTTTTAA